Below is a window of Zerene cesonia ecotype Mississippi chromosome 18, Zerene_cesonia_1.1, whole genome shotgun sequence DNA.
CAAAAATACGCATCATAATAATagcataaacataattaacgAACAAGTTGTACATGCTTCGCCAcaaattgggtcagctcgcaccgcgGAAGGTGCtacaccctcacagaagatCCGTGTGAAAGAGTAGGATCAGACTTCTACTGTCTTtcatacggtgagtggggaagccgaGGTTaaaatccttttccttactcttTCCTTCTTCGCCTTACCAATACATTTCTTTATCCCGTATCTATTAAGgtcgtttctttttttaagtatctTTTATCCCGTATCTTTTTTTAAGGTCGTAAGGTCGTTGGTAATAGatgcgcttaccatcaagcgactCACCAGTTTCTGTGGCAACtacatctaaaataaatatttgaataaatatttatttcatactagctGTTCACCCCGGCTGCGTCGAGGTACGTATATGTCACCGTAAGATTGTAAACTATCGATAGATTGTGAACCGTATCATTATGATTGCAATTTAACGCATCATTTTTCGCTTGATTGTAATCTATCGATGGGAAGCGGTCAAATTGTGAACCGGCGTAGGACGGAATGGAACTCGCGCTCTGATTGGTTGAACGGTATGTGCCCCCGCCACCCCGGCCACACgccatatttgtttgttatttcgttAGGTGTCGAATGTGAACAACTATGTTTTCgtgattataaattgattttgtcttgaaaataacttatatcTTTCGAATAAAATGCGGCCTGCTTGTAAAATAGTTAATGGAAGAACAAGATATCTGCAAAGCCAAGGAAGTATAGAACGATCAAATCAAGACGTAAAAAACATgattaggttaggttaggttatcTATTTCATTTCTAACTCTACGAGGACATAGAACGGTTGGTCGTGATTGGTCGCTCTTACAATGAGACCGACCAACCAGGAAGAACTTGCAGACAGTTGACACTTTGACGCGGGACAGATTGTAATTTGACGGTTTCACTTCGGTAGATTACAATATAGCGAAGAATAATGAGTCAAATTGCAATCATAATGATACGGTTCACAATCTATCGATAGTTTACAATCTCGCTAGATAGATTGTAATGTAACGATCTTTACAATCTAACGGtgacatatataacctatatcactcagtgtaattgcagctGTCCAGTAATGTTTGTGTCCATTACAAACTAAATACAAGTTTCctctttctaatattagtgtagaaaaGGCACAaggacaatttattttattactaaaatacaacttttaacataatattatcatagtgattgcaaagtatttttttcctaacatattttcttagttaaatttatttaatttagtttttgtcAATTTTTCAACAATTGCAATAATTTTGAACAACTCATATCATGTATAATCAAATTCAAGAAATAAGCAATTCTGGTGGAGTATTATTAAGGTGGAGCTATATCAGGTGGAAGCTGCTCTCTGTTTGAGAcctgttttgaaatttaaatgttatcttaGTTCATAGAAGCAAGATATGTATCTTAATTTATAGATTCTAAATCTCATTTGAGATAACGTTAAATTtatgcttattatttatagatttttagtagacagtaaattatataataatagttggAACAGTCACTCGCATGATATGCAGgttaaaagtagcctatgtgcgcTAGTTCAAACTATAATCTTTACCtctaacaaatttcatatacaaCTGTTTTTGTGTTAAAGACAATAtgtacaacaaaaacaaaaaggatAGTAAACTAACCCTGATCGAGCTTCAATGGGATGAACTGCAGCATCGTCCTTTGGTGCTACAGTAGGTTTTGTGGGTTCACTAGGTTTTACTGTTGTTACCGGAATGGGGGTTTTGGGTACTTCTTCTGTTTTGTTCGCTGGGGCTTCTTGAGGCTTGCCCTGAGGGGGGATCTCtacttttttttctgtagttttattattgtctgTGGTCGGGACTGAGGCAGGCGCAGCAGGTTTCAAAGGAGCGGGATCTACAGGTTTCACAGGTGCTTGCGCAGCTGAACTTGCCGTAGCTTGTTCTGATTTTACCTGGATATTGGGGTTAGGTGTTGGACTGGGTGTTGGAATAGTAGGAACTGGAGGAATTAAACCATTTTCTTTGGGTGCATTAGCAGCTACAGGAACATTTGAACTAACTGGTACTTGAGGCTGTGATGGTATGGGTGATGGTGATGGGGTTGGAACACCAGATGCACCTGAgaagaaaatagttttttacatattaatgatGAAGTaatgaatgtatttaatagttttatgtaGACATTGAAACACACTACATCTACCGAATACACTTCGCTGAGTGTGCTTTGGGTCTTCATgagttgatttatttatatatattaatgttgaACAGACTTCAAGAAAATttcagaaatttattttatttggtattttaccttaatatttatgaacgcAGAAAGTATGCAAATCTATTTATCTCAATGTAATGTGGTATAGCAAGGTAAAATAATGAGCTTAAGAATAATCAAGAGAtagtatttgttaaataaggATTTATAAGGACAATAAACAAAGGCACTACCTCTATGAATGTCCATGAACAGTGTTAATCGCTCAACCTTAGGCAAACAACCAGTCCAGAATCCAAACAGTAGTTCCagagattattatatacaaacagaTAAGTTTTTTTCAGATTGACATGCTCTGTTACTGTTTTTAAAAGttctttgaattattttttttaaagatattcaaTATACAGAAACAGTTTTgtttaagtgttttattagAAAGATGATAAACCAAACTCAAAGCAGACCTTTTTtacaactatttttaaatttaatcaaccTCACATGTGCTTGATACACATTCAAACTGGttatgtaaattgaaatattttcaatcttAAACTGGTCTTATAGACATTGTGGATCTTATCAATAGTTTATAAAGAATAGAGTTGATATAACtactatttattcatttgttaatttaatgatgAGTTTTTAAGAAAGggaatacattatttaagatAGCCAGACTtgcaattaacataaataaagccATTAATACATTCCAAGTTGcgtgtattgtttaaataatgacatgaatttaaaattacatgtaaCTTAGGTCATTTACATCATCATTTATCACAGCAATTATGCTTTCCATTCCCTCTAATTACATCTTAATTGATTCagacataacataataaatacactaaagtaaataatttctaaagctcatatttacagtaaatattattaaacccaAGATAGAGATAAGTTGACatgtaattgaatatttttcctGAGGTTCTTGATATTTGTAAAAGATATGTGTGCAAGCCAGTGAAGTGTAAATAATTCACAtgcatgtataaatatttgaaagtttTATGTTACTTGGGCCTATGAAATTGGTTTTAAGAAATTCCATACAATTATCCTAGCACAAGCAATACTATAATTGCTATTACAATTACCTcaagacattattttaatagttatgtATACAAATGGTGTGTTGAAAATTTTGCTGGAAATTACTAAGTAGGTACCTTACCgagttttaaaagaaaactggCTGTTGCAAAGTGGCCAAATGTGCATTTTGATTTCTTAGAGTCATTAGTTTAGACATTGAGGAaagttagtttatatttaattcttagttatacttattttaaactaacttTAAAGCTAATGATAACATACAGATGCATAAAGTATCatcacattaaataataaacgttaCTTTcggtttgtttttcttattaattatgaatataattgttaCATGCATACCTAACCCAAAACAAAGGTTAAATTATGGATGATACCGAGGTTAAATACCTGCAGTTTCGTTGtactgttttctttatttaaacaatcattaaatagttatttattagtaattgCAATCTATTACAATGAACGTAACTTTCCCTCTGAATTCTTTCGTCgcaagtaattttttttcttgtaataaCTCACCATATATCATTATCGCAGCTAACTAGAAAAGTAAGCCATATTTCTGAGCAAATAAAGCTATTTTCTGAATTCCGCGCTTTAATGAAAAGGAAAATGCTAAATTATAACTTGTCTTATACTATTGGAGACAAAATATGGTGCAATACTCATTAGTGATCAACTATTGAGAAAAACTTGTTTTGAAATCGTTAACACAAGCTATCCATgagaaaaatgaatataaacgcagtaatataatttgatggACGCCAGATTGTTCTAGTAATCTTACCTTGATTATCAGCGGGTTTGCCGAGGCACAGAGATAGcgataataaacacaaaaatattactttcctcatattttcaatagataattacactaagtatatttattaaaatacacgtCGAAAAGTAGCGCTACTAcgaatacaaattacaaacgCCTGCAATAGATAGAGATAGGTGCGGTGCGtaacacgttttttttttaatagtgcTATTGACGGTATTAGAGCGAAGTCTTTTTGGTTTGGCTTAATGTTGCcagatacatattttttcattttgaacaGCAATGAACCATATtgtctattaatatattgaatatttcacTATGTTAAAgcattaaattactatttatattatgtcgtTTTGTTGCTAGAAATTTTAAGAGTCTTTACAGGGATATTGACTAGGTCGGTCAAATTTTCCATTCACcgttatattatttgctgCACCATAATAATGATGTTTGTATCCCTCGGCTGATCTGTAATAACACTTTTGTCGGCACACATTCAGTCTTGTGCAATTcgataataaatcttttacgctctattattaaatagaatggAACGGGAAATCGAGTTGCTGGTTTAAAGCGATCACCATGATCCAATGAGTAGTGGATCATGGCGATCGAAAGGGTATctttttcctcatccttcccagtctaATTACTTGATCTATAATCTCAAtgttaatcaatattttattcagtaaCATTGAGATTGAAAGAATGTTTGTTTTCTGTTGCCATACTATGTGAGATGTGTGCTTTCTGTGCGCTGCCAGATccagacattttttttgagtCCCTGGGAATCGATCCAGGACGCCTTGGTTTTACGCTTACTTTACCAAGGAGTCGGTCtactattttgtttatatggaTGTTATTGATGCATCAGATTATGCATTGTTAGGTacgtattatttgtaatttgaactccaaaatatatgaataaaataataaacaattttttttattcaagctAATTTTTACGAAGGTTTATgaagagaattttttttaatatttatatatttattaattatatagaatgtTTTACTGAGAAGACTCGgcataaacagtttttatgtaatcttTGTCCATATTATAGTCCATCTAGCATTTGCCCGCAGTTTGACCAGCGAAATCAAAGAATTTTTACGGTACAAACTTTTCCCTTTCGGGTAGAATTTATCCTTTTTAGGGGATGTATATATGTCATCACACGGAAATGCATTTATATCCTTAAAGTATAACaagtttttcaataaaaatctatttttcatattatcacCTCGTACTATGAGATGCAAAACTTTTTCAACACTGCCCTTTACCTTTAATTAGTATATTTCGATGGTGTCTTTATAACtgtatatgtggtagtcgtaATCGTCAAtagcattatgttatctgtgattatACTATACTGGTAGTCACAACATAATACCTCgggctagtatagtattaggtatattattatcaatgccTCGGGCTTGATTTGGTGACGTTTGTCtgagttttaatataaatgtgaatttcaATCGAAGCTTTTGTACAGCTTCATCGTCGTTTGTGAATTGCCTTCCATCAAAGTACACAGCTTTGATGTTTTGTGATATGTCGCGAGGGGTTTTGATTACTTTCCGTACGAATTCCTTTTGGCAAGGCGTAAATGGATTTCGTAACGGTTAAATagtgatttaaatttagactccatatttgcatttttaaaacgttttttgcTATCTGctatttaaaagattaaaactattaatggACGGCTGTCATTagttgtattgtttataattttttaaagttctaCGATGTTTTGAAAGTTccatttctatataattattttactgtacCTGTGTCAGAGAAGGTACtgtaaaataatcataagctataatacttatatatatctgctgcaaaatttttaatgattgtacggatgaattaaataagataaattaaaaagaggcAAACCTTACAATGTTGTGATTATCTTATGCGCTTATGacatactagacgctcgtcccggctccgcacagatatcaagattcctgttttatctcaagggTGCAagtaatcgggataaaaaaatcctgtcacccaagtcagcaCATACCCaatctgtataccaaatttcatcaaaagttcagtagtttcagtatGATTGACGGAGAAACAtccacacaaaaaaaaattcacatttatgGTATTAGTGAGACAGTGTGATTACATAaagtaagaataataaaaagtaggGATTATAATGAAAGGACCGAAGACCCACATGCAACTTAATTACTATACTTCCAAAGATAACATATTCGCTTAGAAATTCAACATGTGCGAAAATTCGTATATTTTCAGCCatctattagtattattatagtcTATCATACCTTATAATACGGCTTTTATGAAACCACATCCTGTCTAATACCGTCTATACCAACGAACGCAATAAGCTCCTTCTCTATGAACCTCTATAGGTACGTATAGTGTAGATGTTATCGTGATATCGGAAATAcagtgtattttaatatattatagtcacTGTTAATCTTTTTGCATTATGATGTCGATCATACACCGGCGACTTATCACAGACCACGATGGCT
It encodes the following:
- the LOC119834044 gene encoding vegetative cell wall protein gp1; this translates as MRKVIFLCLLSLSLCLGKPADNQGASGVPTPSPSPIPSQPQVPVSSNVPVAANAPKENGLIPPVPTIPTPSPTPNPNIQVKSEQATASSAAQAPVKPVDPAPLKPAAPASVPTTDNNKTTEKKVEIPPQGKPQEAPANKTEEVPKTPIPVTTVKPSEPTKPTVAPKDDAAVHPIEARSGFDGPSFIGGIILTLGLLAIGFMGFKYYKNQTERNYHTL